A segment of the Actinomycetota bacterium genome:
CGCTGGGTGTGATCAGTGTCGCGAGCGACGCTCCACCGACACCGGAGGACTATCCCGTGTTGGCGAGCCCGTTCGACGGAGGCATCGCGACGGCGAGCGGCACCGTCTCCGGCTCGAGGCCCAAAGCGATCACGCCGGGCGGTGGTGGGTCGAGCGCCGGCGGTCTGACCCTGAAGGCGGCCAACATCGCCTTCGACCCGAAGCAGCTCATGGTTTCGCCCGGTGCAAAGATCACGTTCGCGAACGGCGACCCTCTGGCACACGACTTCACGATCGATGCGCTCAAGCTGAAGATCGCCGTGGAAGCGAACGAGACCAAGGTGTTCACGCTGGACGCGCCGGTTGGCACGTACGAGTTCTACTGCTCGATCCCCGGCCATCGTGACGCCGGCATGGAAGGAACCGTGACGGTCGGGGGCCACTGAAGGCTACGAAACGAACTGCTCGACGGCCTTCGCGTTGCGGTCGAGGAACGGAAGAACCTCGTCGGCGGTTCCGGTCGGCACGTTCAGGATGACTTCGTCGAGCCCGAGCGACGCGAAGTACTCGAGCTTGCCGGGCTCCGGGATCGTGCCCATCGGCACGACGCGGACGCTCGCAGGATCGCGACCTGCGTCCGTCACCGCAGCGCGGAGCGCGTCGAGGTTCTTCGCAACACCCCTCCCACCGATGGGCATCCACCCGTCGCCGTACTCGGCGATGTGACGGAAGAGCACCGGCCCGCCGGCGCCGCCGATCCACACCGGCGGGTGCGGCTTCTGGACGGGCTTGGGATACGCCCACGATGGCTCGATGCGCACGTACTTCCCGTCGAACGACGCTTCCTCCTCGGTCCAGAGCCGCTTCATAGCGAGCACCCGCTCGCGGCCGACCTCACGACGCTCGGGATACGTAACGCCGTGATCCTCGATCTCCTCGACGTTCCACCCGAATCCGATGCCGAACACGAACCGGCCGCCGGAAACGAGATCGAGCGTCGCGACCTCCTTGGCCGTGACGATCGGATCGCGTTGCGCGACGAGACAGATCCCGGTGCCGAGCTTCAGCCTCTGGGTCGTCGCGGCGGCCGCGGTGAGCGCAACGAACGGATCCAGCGTGCGGCGGTACTGCTCGGGGAGCGGCTCCCCCATCGGCGCCGGCGTCGCGCGGCTCGTCGGGATGTGAGTGTGCTCGGGGAGGAACAGCGAAATGAATCCGCGCGCCTCGGCCTCACGCGCCATCTCGGCGGGGCCGATCGAGCGGTC
Coding sequences within it:
- a CDS encoding LLM class F420-dependent oxidoreductase, with the protein product MRFGVTIFLTDRSIGPAEMAREAEARGFISLFLPEHTHIPTSRATPAPMGEPLPEQYRRTLDPFVALTAAAATTQRLKLGTGICLVAQRDPIVTAKEVATLDLVSGGRFVFGIGFGWNVEEIEDHGVTYPERREVGRERVLAMKRLWTEEEASFDGKYVRIEPSWAYPKPVQKPHPPVWIGGAGGPVLFRHIAEYGDGWMPIGGRGVAKNLDALRAAVTDAGRDPASVRVVPMGTIPEPGKLEYFASLGLDEVILNVPTGTADEVLPFLDRNAKAVEQFVS